A part of Candida albicans SC5314 chromosome 2, complete sequence genomic DNA contains:
- the RRP8 gene encoding 25S rRNA (adenine645-N1)-methyltransferase (Ribosomal protein; Hap43-induced; F-12/CO2 early biofilm and rat catheter biofilm induced): MVLFEVKGWDLKNNNKIKVGGLPEKKNKNKNKNKNKREPKQIDNGSNITNNETNAKPSKSDKDNSNPKKDKKRKHENEEQQPAEDQHKSSNKQSKKQKKTNRTDSNEIKNQSSDQSLTNSFISSNKKLTPLQQKMMAKLSGSRFRWINEQLYTISSEEALKLVKDTPSLFDEYHQGFNQQVASWPENPVDVFVDQIKTRGKNRPVNAPGGLPGLQNKQVVIADMGCGEAQLSLDVTNFVNNYNKPQKKNKKYFKGLDIKVHSFDLKKQNDRITVADIKNVPLPDESCSIVIFCLSLMGTNFLDFIKEAWRILIPRGEIWIAEIKSRFSESGEVKNQNEELIGEEFVNSLKAFGLFHKSTDNSNKMFTRFEFFKPPPDILRERQLKLEKKKKKFIEEDDDRTDIEKLESKRSEKAEGEWLLKPCIYKRR, encoded by the coding sequence ATGGTGTTATTTGAAGTTAAAGGATgggatttgaaaaataataataaaatcaaagtAGGTGGATTAcctgaaaaaaagaataaaaacaagaataagaataagAACAAAAGAGAACCgaaacaaattgataatggttcaaatataacaaataatgaaacCAATGCAAAACCATCGAAATCTGATAAAGATAattcaaatccaaaaaaggataaaaagagaaaacatgaaaatgaagaacaACAGCCAGCCGAAGATCAACATAAACTGTCTAACAAACAATCAAAGAAGCAAAAGAAAACCAATCGGACGGACTCAAATGAAATAAAGAATCAATCTAGTGACCAATCATTaacaaattcatttatatcatcaaataaaaaattgactccattacaacaaaaaatgatGGCCAAATTATCTGGATCAAGATTCCGTTGGATAAATGAACAATTATATACTATAAGTTCAGAAGAAGCATTAAAATTAGTTAAAGATACTCcatcattatttgatgaatatCATCAAGGTTTTAATCAACAAGTTGCTTCATGGCCAGAAAATCCTGTTGATGTATTTGttgatcaaattaaaactaGAGGTAAAAATAGACCTGTTAATGCACCTGGAGGATTACCTGGTttacaaaataaacaagTTGTTATTGCTGATATGGGATGTGGAGAAGCACAATTGAGCCTTGATGTTACtaattttgttaataattataataaaccccagaaaaagaataagaaatatttcaaaGGGTTGGATATTAAAGTTCatagttttgatttaaaaaaacaaaatgatAGAATTACAGTTGCTGATATTAAAAATGTTCCATTACCTGATGAATCATGTTCTATAgttatattttgtttatcattAATGGGTACTAATTTCTTAGATTTTATTAAAGAAGCATGGAGAATTTTAATACCTAGAGGGGAAATATGGATAGCAGAAATTAAATCACGATTTAGTGAAAGTGGTGAAgtcaaaaatcaaaatgaagaattaattgGTGAAGAATTTGTTAATTCTTTGAAAGCATTTGGATTATTTCATAAACTGACCGATAATTCTAATAAAATGTTTActagatttgaattttttaaacCACCACCAGATATTTTACGTGAAcgtcaattgaaattggagaaaaagaaaaagaaatttattgaagaagatgatgatagaactgatattgaaaaattggaaagtAAAAGATCGGAAAAAGCTGAAGGAGAATGGTTATTAAAACCttgtatatataaaagGAGGTAA
- a CDS encoding uncharacterized protein (Ortholog(s) have role in purine nucleobase catabolic process and cytosol, nucleus localization) produces MSVDPITCHILDTTLGTPASGVIVQLFHISNDPLLSSISEDTTTTNGKHFAMAKTDNDGRIKQWIINPNGDFQNLGITKNSSKNNHQSWNNLKPGIYKAKFLTGKYFLSLAQNQQGSTSGGDGGRTFFPFVEISFIIDNPPDNHYHIPLLLSNYSYTTYRGS; encoded by the coding sequence atGTCTGTTGATCCAATTACTTGTCATATATTAGATACCACATTAGGAACACCAGCTTCTGGTGTCattgttcaattgtttCATATATCTAATGATCCTTTATTATCTTCAATATCTGAAGACACAACTACAACCAATGGTAAACATTTTGCAATGGCAAAGACTGATAATGATGGACGTATTAAACAATGGATAATTAATCCAAATGGAGATTTCCAAAATCTAGGAATCACTAAAAATAGTAGCAAGAATAATCATCAATCATGGAATAATTTAAAACCAGGCATATATAAAGCTAAATTTTTAACTGGGAAATATTTCTTACTGTTAgctcaaaatcaacaaggATCGACTAGTGGTGGTGACGGTGGTAGAACATTTTTCccatttgttgaaatttcatttattattgataatccACCAGataatcattatcataTTCCTTTATTGTTAAGTAATTATAGTTATACTACTTATCGTGGAAGTTAA
- a CDS encoding uncharacterized protein (Ortholog of C. dubliniensis CD36 : Cd36_22580, C. parapsilosis CDC317 : CPAR2_406960, Candida tenuis NRRL Y-1498 : CANTEDRAFT_113677 and Debaryomyces hansenii CBS767 : DEHA2D03608g), translating to MTEHSSRRNSLTSMSTTASSQNNISVHDLSTDNLIAVDSKFVKKPTKKFPNSNGISPKLLSDTSFRSPPSGGSSFYSKEGVYYFPNGEVFRPRTTPAKRNRPNKIHTDSPPTKPENTFSPVDTIVPSNSFATDSPTHSPVHSTHSSSANSASTLPSNSGKTSIHSNNSLTSLPKSASLQNIKVLNKQNLVSTIRSNKGDIATNIVLEDSTTKMPYESYRNSNSSSSLKNSHKLQSQNITKTEQYSNTSSFSSQTSNVSNVSNLLAENADNSHSNVNRSATNTPSTSISDDHNRLSNEIRNSSGSSCDESNNNRPDSATEDAALTTLNETSEETFRTTPASTLRSVSVGHSNNSSWDNRNVSDSRRFVRDESVSSSSRSERNVPRSRNLQHSLSSPLTVGNNDSPNSTNNSSAGNTPSLLYDNTPPLDVLKQRELSNRSGNSSPTSLYGSSNSNSISQLGAPVKPTLRDISRSSEMSSEEEIFKTPVSSPDQESFKEPKDTPKLAPPSPTSLKTATPIVTPPNKINAFRPPRISAGSILDYKRSNTDTSISTSTNSSSSGGTSNRKSQISLLPEPTIDTESFVEQYFHDSSPESYQLSEIISNLNSTPTKTHHQQQQEQLDKDQIEQEQKEYSRLINEKRQSLRSSSAGAPVKEHIIQVSEDQAIKFIPSPTDSITSTPRSSRYYDISSSTFNKFLNDKQVDIPPRGDVMIVNNNKIRKHHRNASSTSSAGDFFNPQKKTPVNASADPAPPITPKRSPIQEVTTPQITGDSPPPPPPIEKSPGMRVKGRPKKKRSKKHGDKKSDTDGKDESHSSSKHKPSEKVSGNAIGKKKEVEEFTIPIAIQTQPIKAPPPPLSSATNPNVPDRRDASGHSTSNKSSENERDPSPTRSVLYDASGTFEEELAKQSLKLKDMKNEEQFEDPVTPEKKPSKPVRSLLLNEDADKSKNLGNSSNKSESKLNELPAKTLKKTKSLPSVVSDKSQVPDILVPSSEKLSAHSRFEPTRKPPPIGKNEQDFSNTTVADESFDSISHPPPPQPMQPKQQFHKNSPKSHIYQSGTNAAIEGNLPLNQQDTKKGGTNFKSFFKMFKPQIHEKSMEKSESTTSLASAGSAGSRLFKFRRQKKEDQEDLPVIAEKQKPQLGFNNENRVSVLSEIAPSIKLGSLPDFEPEETGLFEELMLTFDEKFESELTPTSPPNFIHKITTGSSSLNEPFLRDDELSIAQIQDQQLKDDADGESGPSMSSGDENDETENMYFIQSEARWATMDEGALNAYIDKSSEATLDAKTSRELEKFRDQMAAAAAASAGPGAPTITTTDAGPAVGFGDARTAGASANTTSPVPITEHNEKVSTPVITATPLIAPSLVGTSKNIRMSADEKFDPVVDGSETSSTRDGVKKSMVIDSQELQYIFNNLTDDEKKNLPPHLKYIRQFKDYPKIEVDMKKFEDLSEVKLFVDESMSKRSILKRRKRMGGGGGGFTATMKQTMIGGGGGSSGSSSNSKRVVFTNKISINETFASDMYKRYNKAVTQYSLSDPKEINKIKNELNYYKCNEMLVHESSQNNTHFFY from the coding sequence atgacaGAGCATAGTTCACGAAGAAATTCTTTGACTTCAATGTCAACTACTGCATCATCGCAGAACAACATTTCCGTACATGATTTATCTACAGACAACCTAATTGCAGTGGATAGTAAATTTGTGAAAAAGCcaacaaagaaatttcCCAATAGTAATGGAATCTCACCAAAACTACTAAGTGATACAAGTTTTCGTAGTCCTCCTAGTGGCGGTAGTTCCTTTTATTCTAAAGAAGGAGTATATTATTTCCCTAATGGTGAAGTATTCAGACCAAGAACAACACCagcaaaaagaaatagacCAAACAAGATACATACTGATTCTCCACCAACAAAGCCCGAAAATACTTTTTCACCAGTTGACACTATCGTACCGAGTAATTCCTTTGCAACAGATTCACCAACTCATAGTCCAGTACATTCCACCCATTCTTCATCCGCAAATAGTGCGTCTACTTTACCTAGTAATAGCGGGAAAACTTCAATacattcaaataattctttgaCGTCGCTACCCAAGTCAGCTTCCCTTCAGAATATTAAAGTGTTAAATAAACAGAATTTGGTGCTGACTATAAGAAGTAACAAAGGAGATATTGCAACCAATATTGTACTTGAAGATAGTACCACAAAGATGCCATATGAATCGTATCGAAATAGCAACAGCAGTTCTAGTTTGAAAAATAGTCACAAACTCCAATCTCAAAATATCACCAAAACCGAGCAATATTCCAACACATCCTCATTCTCATCTCAAACATCTAATGTATCCAATGTTTCCAATTTGTTAGCGGAAAATGCCGACAATTCCCATTCAAATGTTAATCGATCAGCTACAAATACTCCATCTACATCAATAAGTGACGACCACAATCGACTTTCCAATGAAATCAGAAACAGCTCTGGGTCATCTTGTGATGAGAGTAACAACAATCGTCCAGATTCCGCAACCGAAGATGCTGCCCTAACCACACTAAATGAGACTAGTGAGGAAACATTTAGGACAACTCCAGCCTCAACATTACGATCAGTTAGTGTGGGCCATTCGAATAATTCATCTTGGGATAATAGAAATGTATCTGATCTGCGTCGATTTGTACGCGATGAATCTGTATCGTCAAGTTCTCGAAGTGAGAGGAATGTACCAAGATCGAGAAATTTGCAACACTCATTGTCGAGTCCTCTCACAGTGGGCAATAATGATTcaccaaattcaacaaataattcGTCTGCTGGTAATACTCCTTCCTTGTTATATGACAACACACCACCATTAGATGTGCTAAAGCAAAGAGAATTGAGCAACCGTTCTGGAAACAGTTCGCCAACCTCCTTGTATGGTAGCAGCAATTCGAATAGTATTTCTCAGTTGGGTGCACCAGTAAAGCCAACATTAAGAGATATATCTCGTTCGTCAGAAATGTCtagtgaagaagaaattttcaaGACTCCAGTTAGTTCACCTGATCAAGAGCTGTTCAAAGAACCCAAAGATACACCAAAGTTAgcaccaccatcaccaacGTCGTTAAAGACTGCTACTCCAATTGTTACACCACCAAACAAGATCAATGCTTTCCGGCCGCCTCGAATTAGTGCTGGATCGATATTAGATTACAAGAGACTGAATACAGACACTAGTATCAGTACAAGCACTAACTccagtagtagtggtgggACTAGTAATCGAAAAAGTCAAATAAGTTTGTTACCAGAGCCAACAATAGATACCGAATCATTTGTTGAACAATATTTCCATGATTCATCGCCTGAACTGTACCAGTTGAGTGAAATCATTTCGAATTTAAATTCTACTCCAACCAAGACTCATcatcagcaacaacaagaacaattaGACAAAGACcaaattgaacaagaacaaaaagaatacTCACGattaatcaatgaaaaacGTCAACTGTTGCGTTCTAGTAGTGCTGGAGCTCCTGTTAAGGAACATATTATCCAGGTTAGTGAAGATCAAGCAATAAAGTTTATTCCCTCACCAACAGATTCTATAACCTccacaccaagaagttcACGATACTATGATATAAGCTCCAGCACTTTCAACAAGTTTTTGAATGATAAACAAGTGGATATACCACCAAGAGGTGATGTCATGATtgtcaataataataaaatcagAAAGCATCATCGTAACGCCTCATCTACATCGTCAGCtggtgatttttttaatccGCAAAAGAAGACACCAGTTAATGCATCTGCAGATCCAGCACCGCCCATAACACCAAAGAGAAGTCCTATACAAGAAGTAACGACACCTCAAATCACAGGTGATTCTCCGccacctccaccaccaattGAAAAGTCACCTGGAATGAGAGTGAAGGGGAGaccaaagaagaaaagatcCAAGAAACACGGAGATAAAAAATCAGATACAGATGGTAAAGATGAATCGCATTCAAGTCTGAAACACAAACCTTCTGAAAAGGTTTCTGGTAATGCTATCGGCAAGAAGAAGGAAGTTGAAGAGTTCACTATTCCAATAGCGATTCAAACGCAACCTATAAAAgctccaccaccaccactcTCATCAGCAACCAACCCTAATGTACCGGATCGTCGTGATGCACTGGGACATCTGACCAGTAATAAAAGTAGTGAAAATGAAAGAGATCCAAGTCCTACACGACTGGTTTTATATGATGCATCTGGTActtttgaagaagaattggcCAAACAATCTTTAAAATTAAAGGATATGAAAAACGAAGAACAATTTGAAGATCCTGTAACTCCAGAGAAAAAGCCGTCAAAGCCTGTTAGATCATTGTTATTGAATGAAGATGCTGACAAGAGTAAGAATTTAGGAAACAGttcaaataaatcagaATCGAAGTTGAATGAATTACCCGCAAAGACATTGAAAAAGACGAAATCATTACCATCGGTGGTTTCCGATAAATCACAAGTTCCTGATATACTTGTTCCATCATCTGAAAAGTTGTCAGCACATAGTAGGTTTGAACCAACACGTAAACCACCTCCAATTGGGAAGAATGAACAAGACTTTTCCAACACAACGGTTGCAGATGAGTCTTTTGATCTGATTTCAcatccaccaccaccacagcCAATGcaaccaaaacaacaatttcacAAAAACCTGCCTAAATCCCATATCTATCAAAGTGGTACTAATGCAGCCATAGAGGGAAACCTTCCACTTAATCAACAAGATACTAAGAAAGGTGGtactaatttcaaatcattttttAAGATGTTTAAACCTCAAATTCATGAAAAATCAATGGAAAAATCAGAATCAACCACTTCTTTGGCGTCTGCAGGATCCGCTGGATCGAGATTATTCAAGTTTAGAAGACAAAAGAAAGAGGATCAAGAAGATTTGCCAGTGATTGCTGAAAAACAGAAACCACAATTAGGTTTCAATAATGAGAATAGAGTTTCGGTATTGAGTGAAATAGCCCCTTCGATAAAATTGGGGTCATTACCTGATTTTGAACCTGAAGAAACTGGGttatttgaagaattgatgTTAACctttgatgaaaaatttgaaagtgAATTAACACCAACGTCACCACCAAATTTTATTCATAAAATTACTACTGGGTCAAGTAGTTTGAATGAACCATTTTTAAGAGATGATGAATTATCGATTGCCCAAATTCAAgatcaacaattgaaagatgATGCTGATGGAGAATCGGGTCCATCTATGTCTAGTggtgatgaaaatgatgaaactGAAAATATGTATTTTATTCAAAGTGAAGCACGTTGGGCTACAATGGATGAAGGTGCATTGAATGcatatattgataaaagTCTGGAGGCTACTCTTGATGCGAAAACTAGTAgagaattggaaaaatttagaGATCAAAtggcagcagcagcagcagcgAGTGCAGGTCCAGGTGCACCTACTATCACTACTACTGATGCTGGTCCGGCTGTTGGCTTTGGTGATGCTAGAACTGCTGGTGCTTCTGCTAATACTACTAGTCCTGTACCCATCACCGAAcataatgaaaaagtttCTACTCCAGTTATTACTGCTACTCCTTTAATTGCACCACTGCTTGTTGGAACATCTAAAAATATTAGAATGCTGgctgatgaaaaatttgaccCAGTTGTTGATGGTTCTGAAACAAGCAGTACTCGAGATGGAGtcaaaaaatcaatggTTATCGATAGTCAAGAATTACaatatattttcaataatcttactgatgatgaaaagaaaaatttaccacctcatttgaaatatattcGACAATTTAAAGATTATCCTAAAATTGAAGTTgatatgaaaaaatttgaagatttatcagaagttaaattatttgttgatgaatcaaTGAGCAAGAGATCGATTTTGAAAAGACGTAAGAGGAtgggtggtggtggcggtggATTCACTGCTACTATGAAACAAACTATGAttggaggaggaggaggtAGTTCTGGCTCATCATCCAATTCTAAACGTGTTGTTTTCACCAATAAGATATCTATTAATGAAACGTTTGCCAGTGATATGTATAAGAGATATAATAAAGCCGTTACCCAATATTCTTTGAGTGATCCAAAAGAGATTAATAAGATCAagaatgaattgaattattataaatgtAATGAAATGTTGGTTCATGAAAGTTCTCAAAATAATACACATTTCTTTTACTAA
- the DSE1 gene encoding Dse1p (Essential cell wall protein involved in cell wall integrity and rigidity; periodic mRNA expression peaks at M/G1 phase; Ace2p-induced; required for virulence in a mouse model of infection) → MTDYYEPTFLFRQNAIKRFSPSLSPISSVESLSLVDSNSISNNGTTTTTTTTTSSIYQNASNSSWLLNPYNVKDTAILNQSCCLNRTNVKSNYWKIPDESMNLTSMSINKNQGGNPILAISSGKSESNLFIYELNLFNNHLIHHHTISLPNIHAMKWINNTRYLVTGNNKGYAHLVSTPKLATHDVFNTNSNGDFDYNDDDEDDNNSAEICKRFNHRKHLKQNQLENTISTPIKHLNFLNNHENLLSIYNDYLFYWDIKGCHQQTRPSPISISTVSGIKNFDVPEKNHSSTNTSSANTVAICGLFGVSLFDLRDCQFNIPNYNTAQIHDKTQSSYRKLSANIVKWNPMNTNILAAGHGDGVIRLWDIRKQDSYIAELYGHNNYSITTSMEWNNNDLFTGSKDGNIIHWDLSNISKDSQWEENDNTKLPISCGLKEGFNSIEFNGKANKLETKLDQYQCGTILPASNSSIVAMCSTTTTTSSNDHDDEEIKILSIDSSSFLGVHNKVSESINVNINTNKLYYTEEDIQLLLQSQLNNNNITSSSATGSNDTLISFGNNVSQDSLVKPLTISRKPTTTIKNNNNNTTTRPTNTHTHSASIDESIVSVHNVSNDTLVNSPTRFNICESEDEFTFNYVKNNTNNEDQRQSDNRNSSFSSVSSQQTQLNNSVESLSTVVTDVENEVNHQEHKYMSLLLPVKDTSTTTTTTKDNNTNSDQAVTNTPIISI, encoded by the coding sequence ATGACTGATTATTACGAACcaacatttttatttagaCAGAATGCTATTAAACGATTCAGTCCTTCATTATCACCAATATCTAGTGTTGAAAGTTTATCTTTAGTTGATTCCAACTCCATTAGCAACAACggtactactactactactactactactacatcAAGCATATATCAAAATgcttccaattcttcatgGTTACTAAATCCTTATAATGTTAAAGATACTGcaattttgaatcaatCATGTTGTTTAAATCGTACTAATGTTAAATCCaattattggaaaattCCTGATGaatcaatgaatttaaCATCAAtgtcaattaataaaaatcaagGTGGGAATCCTATATTAGCTATATCATCAGGTAAATCAGAATCAAATCTATTTATttatgaattgaatttatttaataatcatttaattcatcatcatacTATTAGTTTACCTAATATACATGCTATGAAATGGATCAATAATACTCGATATTTGGTTActggtaataataaaggGTATGCTCATTTAGTTTCAACCCCAAAATTAGCCACTCATGATGTTTTCAATACTAATAGTAATGGCGACTTCGATTacaatgatgatgatgaggatGATAACAATTCAGCAGAAATCTGTAAACGATTCAATCATAGGAAAcatttaaaacaaaatcaattggaaaatacAATTTCTACACCAATAAaacatttaaattttttgaataatcatgaaaatttattatcaatatataatgattatttattttattggGATATTAAAGGTTGTCATCAACAAACTAGACCttcaccaatttcaatttcaaccGTTTCTggtattaaaaattttgatgtCCCAGAAAAAAACCATAGCAGTACTAATACTAGTAGTGCCAATACCGTCGCTATTTGTGGATTATTTGGtgtttcattatttgatttaagAGATTGTCAATTCAATATTCCAAATTATAATACTGCACAAATCCATGACAAGACTCAATCATCATATCGTAAATTATCGGCTAATATAGTTAAATGGAATCCTATGAATACAAACATATTAGCCGCAGGACATGGTGATGGAGTTATTCGATTATGGGATATTAGAAAACAAGATTCTTATATTGCTGAATTGTATGGTCATAACAATTACAGTATTACTACTAGTATGGAATggaataataatgatttatttactGGTAGTAAAGATGGTAATATAATTCATTGggatttatcaaatatatcCAAAGATTCTCAATGggaagaaaatgataatacCAAGTTACCAATATCTTGTGGATTAAAAGAAGGTTTTAATagtattgaatttaatggTAAAGCAAATAAATTAGAAACTAAATTGGATCAATATCAATGTGGAACTATATTACCTGCttctaattcatcaattgttgcCATGTGTTctacaaccacaacaacaagtagTAACGAtcatgatgatgaagaaatcaaaatattatcaattgatagtTCTTCATTTCTTGGTGTGCATAATAAAGTATCAGAATCTATTAATGTTAATATCAAcactaataaattatattatactgaagaagatattcaattattattacaaagTCAActtaataacaataatattacTTCTAGTTCTGCTACTGGTTCAAATGATactttaatttcttttggtAATAATGTATCTCAAGATAGTTTAGTGAAACCATTAACCATTTCAAGAAAaccaaccaccaccattaagaataataataataatactactactagACCAACTAATACCCATACCCATAGTGCTTCTATTGATGAGAGTATAGTGTCTGTGCATAATGTTTCTAATGACACTTTGGTCAACAGTCCAACTAGATTCAATATTTGTGAAAGTGAAGATGAATTTACATTCAATTATGTCAAGAATAACACCAATAACGAAGATCAACGTCAAAGTGATAATAGAAattcatctttttcaaGTGTTTCTTCACAACAAACtcaattaaacaattcaGTCGAATCATTATCTACAGTTGTGACTGatgttgaaaatgaagtTAATCATCAGGAACATAAATATATGTCGTTATTATTACCAGTCAAAGATACCtccactaccaccaccaccaccaaggATAACAACACAAATTCAGATCAAGCTGTTACTAATACTCCTATAATTTCAATCTaa
- the STN1 gene encoding Stn1p (Protein involved in telomere maintenance; forms a complex with Ten1p) translates to MDRSNRLLYPRTKIDWGPGENHICLRTSTKNYYVIELFHQSPTLDKLIPLFINDINSSPNLFQIYYQIAENLTQIVLINNYPVNKVRIVGKIINEKYKSNDNYNTSTNTRTKSGSGQGINDVFLTIDDFVGSSSRIIVNLNQSKFRSQGCRLNMSNRGKIVEIEGIINNKYIYYNRYNNYNNYNNDNLLQREIDVEKFTVLSHNGNEFHIEMENWKKTLEFRNSNLLEPWVFIPSPQRNKDCQQQPLTYRFTEAELRKRNNRQNLVISSPSPINEIQPEELAFEDSLLVDAVRKSSDKTVVDSIDNDDWPQESGFEELKDDSAVVQQQQQQQQQQQQQQPNLPQIPRSSSTSRQATPLTSDTAINGTSSGLFNQLENISNKKDVTSKMDDDDNHDDDDDIIILAVNDNPVKVVTEFQVTLEIIKFIINKNFTKFKLVEIYRHNYISQLLTNLTTIQLSTLQQIPNFKNLTSFDEYKSIIFHRIRRVLQFDYELITVSQTQSVKSKNLQNLFYSLIQILHNLSDTEKQSNHELNVMDYIELLRQEKLIFGGINYKIINGIIDYILTMVLKQDRLWKYDTKNISWKYIG, encoded by the coding sequence ATGGATAGATCAAATCGTTTACTTTATCCTAGAACTAAAATTGATTGGGGTCCAGGAGAAAATCATATATGTTTAAGAACATCAActaaaaattattatgtGATTGAATTATTTCATCAATCACCAACTttagataaattaattccattatttataaatgatattaattcatcaccaaatttatttcaaatttattatcaaattgcCGAAAATTTAACTCAAATagtattaattaataattacCCCGTGAATAAAGTTCGAATAGTTGGgaaaatcattaatgaaaaatataaatcaaatgataattataatacTAGCACTAATACTAGAACGAAATCTGGTAGTGGACAAGGTATTAATGATGTGTTTTtaacaattgatgatttcgTTGGATCAAGTTCAAGAataattgttaatttaAACCAATCGAAATTTAGATCTCAAGGATGTAGATTAAATATGTCCAATCGTGggaaaattgttgaaattgaagggatcataaataataaatatatttattataatagatataacaactacaacaactatAACAATGATAACTTACTACAACGAGAAATcgatgttgaaaaatttacagTATTAAGTCATAATGGTAATGAATTCCATATTGAAATGGaaaattggaagaaaaCATTGGAATTTCGTAATCTGAATTTATTGGAACCATGGGTATTTATTCCTTCACCacaaagaaataaagaTTGTCAACAGCAGCCTTTAACTTATAGATTCACGGAAGCAGAATTACGGAAACGGAATAATCGTCAGAACTTGGTTATTTCATCGCCCTCGccaattaatgaaatacAACCAGAAGAATTAGCATTTGAAGATAGTTTATTAGTTGATGCTGTACGTAAATCAAGTGATAAGACAGTAGTTGATtctattgataatgatgattggCCACAGGAAAGCGGgtttgaagaattaaagGATGATTCAGCGGTAgtgcaacaacaacaacaacaacaacagcagcagcagcagcagcagccGAATTTACCCCAGATTCCACGTTCATCACTGACATCACGACAAGCCACCCCTCTTACTAGCGATACAGCCATCAATGGCACATCACTGGGtttattcaatcaattagaAAATATATCAAACAAGAAAGATGTCACTCTGAAGATGGATGACGACGACAACcacgatgatgatgatgatattataattttagCGGTGAATGATAATCCTGTTAAAGTAGTGACAGAATTTCAAGTAACTTTggaaattataaaattcattatcaataaaaatttcaccAAATTCAAACTTGTGGAAATATATCGTcataattatatttcacaattattaaccaatttaacaacaattcaattgagtactttacaacaaattccaaattttaaaaatttgacTTCATTTGACgaatataaatcaataattttccATCGTATTCGTCGTGTTTTACAATTTGATTATGAATTAATCACCGTTAGTCAAACCCAACTGGTtaaactgaaaaatttacaaaatttattttatagTTTGATACAAATCTTACATAATTTAAGTGATACTGAAAAACAACTGAACCATGAATTGAATGTAATGGATTATATAGAATTATtaagacaagaaaaattaatatttgGTGGGATTaattataaaataattaatgGAATTATTGATTACATTTTGACAATGGTTTTAAAACAAGATCGTTTATGGAAATATGATACAAAAAACATATCATGGAAATATATAGGATAA